A genomic segment from Astyanax mexicanus isolate ESR-SI-001 unplaced genomic scaffold, AstMex3_surface scaffold_31, whole genome shotgun sequence encodes:
- the LOC103033704 gene encoding zinc finger protein 239, with translation METSGNMDMKSMESISPSARTDSSHRQTQNECKKERIHKCSDCEKSFTAQSHLQRHQIVHTGLKPFQCIECGKSFTALSNLQRHRRIHTGEKPYYCSECGMTFRENSILQTHQLIHTGEKQFHCSVCGNSFRDRTALKVHQRIHTGEKPHECSECGQRFTRQNDLRNHQRIHTGEKPYHCSACEQSFIRLNDLRVHMSVHTGIKPYHCSECGKGFNQLGHFQTHQRVHTGEKPHQCSYCGKLFSQHSYLTIHQRIHTGEKPHQCSDCGKSFTQQRNLKVHRLIHTGEKPYYCSECGQSFNIQSNLQRHQRIHTGEKPYRCLECGRSFTQQSHLQRHQIVHTGEKPNSQ, from the coding sequence ATGGAAACAAGTGGAAATATGGATATGAAGAGTATGGAGTCCATCAGCCCCAGCGCTCGAACCGATTCATCTCACAGACAAACGCAAAACGAatgcaaaaaagagagaattCACAAATGCTCAGACTGCGAAAAGAGCTTTACTGCACAGAGTCATCTCCAAAGACACCAGATCGTTCACACTGGACTGAAACCCTTTCAGTGTATAgaatgtggaaagagttttactgcacTCAGCAATCTCCAACgacaccggcgcattcacaccggagagaaaccgtattattgctCAGAGTGCGGGATGACTTTTAGAGAGAATAGCATCCTCCAaacacaccagctcattcacactggagaaaaacagtttcactgctcagtgtgtggaAACAGTTTTAGAGACAGGACTGCCCTCAAAGTTCATCAGCGAATTCACACTGGGGAGAAACCGCATGAATGCTCAGAGTGCGGACAGAGATTTACCAGACAGAACGATCTCCGAAatcaccagcgaattcacaccggagagaaaccgtatcactgctccgcATGTGAACAAAGTTTTATCAGGTTAAACGATCTAAGAGTGCACATGAGCGTTCACACTGGAATAAAACCGTATcattgctcagagtgtgggaaaggGTTTAATCAACTGGGTCATTTCCAaacacaccagcgcgttcacaccggagagaaaccgcatcagtgcTCATACTGCGGGAAGCTTTTTAGCCAACACAGTTATCTCacaatacaccagcgcattcacactggagagaaaccgcatcagtgctcagattgtggaaagagttttacccAACAGAGAAATCTAAAGGTACACCGGctaattcacactggagagaaaccgtattattgctCAGAGTGTGGACAGAGTTTTAATATACAGAGTAATCTAcaacggcatcagcgcattcacactggagagaaaccgtatcggtGTTTagagtgtgggaggagttttacgcAACAGAGTCATCTTCAGAGACACCAGatcgttcacactggagagaaaccgaaTTCACAATGA
- the LOC125788909 gene encoding zinc finger protein 729-like, which yields MQKSEEIKCEDLGIRSSSMQHTSHDDVHSNTSIRQTEKKECGNSLLQQQLIHTTGKPYDCSECGKTFSLKGNLKKHQRIHTGEKPYQCSECGKSFIQKCNLQTHQRIHTGEKPFHCSECGKSFREQSVLRKHRCIHTGKKPYHCSECGKSFIQQDHLLKHQRIHTGEKPYQCSECGKSFRVNSYLQIHQRIHNGEKPYQCSECGKSFNQQGNLQKHQLIHTGEKPYHCTECGRSFVAKYMLLAHQSIHTGEKLYQCSECGKGFNHSGNLRKHQSIHTGEKPYQCPECGRSFRQKVNLQTHQRIHTGNKPYHCSECEKSFREKSALVKHQRIHTGKKPYYCSECGMSFRNLSQLQTHQRIHTGEKPYTCIECGKSFRDGGTLQKHQRIHTGEKPYQCLECGKSFRVNGNLQIHQRIHTGEKPYQCSECGKSFNQQGNLQNHQRIHTGEKPYQCSECGKCFRVKSNLQTHHRIHTGKKPYQCSECGKSFRNSGILQKHQLIHTGEKPYQCSECGKSFRVNSNLQIHQRIHTGEKPFQCSECEKSFRDQSAFVIHQRIHTGEKPYYCIECGKSFRDGGTLQKHQRIHTGVKPYFCLECGKSFIQKGSLQIHQRIHTGDKPHQCPECRKSFITRYKLRRHQNIHTGEKPYHCSECGKSFIQKGNLQTHQRIHTGEKPYHCSECGKSFREQSAFDKHQRIHTGEKPYQCSECGKSFRQKGNLRAHKKIHTEEKPFQCSECGKSFRVNSNLQIHLRIHTGEKPFQCSECGKSFNQQGNLHNHQRIHTGEKPHQCSECGKSFREQSALIKHQRIHTGEKPYQCSECGKSFRDGGTLQKHQCIHTGNKLYQCSECEKSFRQQSALLKHQHIHTGVKPYFCSECGKSFNQKGNLQTHQRIHTGEKPYLCSECGKSFITSSKLRRHQNIHTGEKTYFCSECGKGFNHKGNLQDHQRIHTGEKPYRCSDCGKSFRQKGNLQIHQRIHTGEKPYYCSECGKSFRQSGTLLKHQRIHMEEKSFQCSECGQSFPYVDFEGHKCIKKEAE from the coding sequence ATGCAGAAATCAGAGGAGATAAAATGTGAGGATCTTGGTATCAGAAGCTCCAGTATGCAACACACATCTCATGATGATGTTCACAGCAACACCTCTattagacagacagaaaaaaaggagTGTGGCAATTCACTTCTTCAACAACAACTCATTCACACTACAGGGAAACCGTACgattgctcagagtgtgggaagaccTTTAGTCTCAAAGGTAATCTTAAAAAACACCAacgaattcacactggagagaaaccttatcagTGCTCcgaatgtgggaagagttttatacAAAAGTGTAATCTGcaaacacatcagcgcattcacactggagagaaaccgtttcattgctcagagtgtggaaagagttttcgAGAACAAAGTGTTCTCCGCAAACACCggtgcattcacactggaaagaaaccgtatcactgctcggaATGTGGGAAAAGTTTCATTCAACAAGATCATCTCCTgaaacaccaacgcattcacactggggagaaaccgtatcagtgctcagagtgtggaaagagttttagagTAAACAGTTATCtccaaatacatcagcgcattcacaatggagagaaaccgtatcagtgctcagaatgCGGGAAAAGTTTCAATCAGCAAGGTAATCTCCAgaaacaccagctcattcacactggagagaaaccgtatcactgcacagaGTGTGGACGCAGTTTTGTAGCAAAATATATGCTCCTAGCACACCagagcattcacacaggagagaaactgtatcagtgctcagagtgtggaaaaggGTTTAATCACAGCGGTAATCTTCGAAAACACCAGAGCATTCatacaggagaaaaaccgtatcagtgcCCAGAGTGTGGGAGGAGTTTCAGACAAAAAGTGAATCTCcaaacacatcagcgcattcacaccgggaacaaaccgtatcactgctcagaatgtgaGAAGAGTTTTAGAGAAAAGAGTGCTCTTGTaaaacaccaacgcattcacactggaaaaaAACCCTATTACTGTTCAgagtgtgggatgagttttaGAAACCTGTCTCAGCTCCAAACACatcaacgcattcacactggagagaaaccgtatacCTGCatagagtgtgggaagagtttcagaGACGGTGGAAccctccaaaaacaccagcgcattcacactggagagaaaccgtatcagtgcttagagtgcgggaagagttttagagTAAACGGTAatctccaaatacaccagcgcattcacactggagagaaaccgtaccagtgctcagaatgtgggaagagtttcaatCAACAAGGTAATCTCCAGAatcaccaacgcattcacactggagagaaaccgtatcaatgctcagagtGCGGTAAGTGTTTTAGAGTAAAGAGCAATCTCCAAACACATCACCGCATTCACACCGGgaagaaaccgtatcagtgctcagaatgtgggaagagtttccgAAACAGTGGAATACTCCAAAAACACCAGctgattcacactggagagaaaccatatcagtgttCAGAGTGCGGTAAGAGTTTTAGAGTAAACAGTAATCtccaaatacatcagcgcattcacactggagagaaaccgtttcagtgcTCTGAATGTGAGAAGAGTTTTAGAGATCAGAGTGCTTTTGtaatacaccaacgcattcacactggagagaaaccgtattactgcatagagtgtggaaagagttttagagACGGCGGTAccctccaaaaacaccagcgcattcacactggagtgaaaCCGTATTTTTGTTTagagtgcgggaagagttttataCAAAAGGGAAGTCTCCaaatacaccaacgcattcacactggagacaaACCGCATCAGTGCCCAGAGTGCAGAAAGAGTTTTATCACAAGGTATAAGCTCAGAAGACACCAgaacattcacactggagagaaaccgtatcactgttcagagtgCGGAAAGAGTTTTATACAAAAGGGAAATCTCCAAacacaccagcgaattcacactggggaaaaaccgtatcactgctcagagtgcggaAAGAGTTTTAGGGAACAGAGTGCTTTCGAcaaacaccaacgcattcacactggagagaaaccgtatcagtgctctgaatgcgggaagagttttagacAAAAGGGTAATCTCCGAGCACACAAGAAAATTCACACTGAAGAAAAACCgtttcagtgctcagagtgtgggaagagtttcagaGTAAACAGTAATCTTCAAATACAtctgcgcattcacactggagagaaaccgtttcagtgctcagaatgtgggaagagtttcaatCAACAAGGTAATCTCCATAatcaccaacgcattcacactggagagaaaccgcatcagtgctcagagtgcggtAAGAGTTTTAGAGAACAGAGTGCTCTcataaaacaccagcgcattcacactggagagaaaccatatcagtgctcagagtgtggaaagagttttagagATGGTGGAACCCTCCAAaaacaccagtgcattcacaccGGAAATAAACTGTATCAGTGCTCAGAATGTGAGAAGAGTTTTAGACAACAGAGTGCTCTCCTAAAACACcaacacattcacactggagtgaaaCCGTATTTTTGttcagagtgcgggaagagttttaaccAAAAGGGAAATCTCcaaacacatcagcgcattcacactggagagaaaccgtatctgTGTTcggagtgtggaaagagttttattaCAAGTTCTAAACTCAGAAGACACCAGAACATTCACACGGGAGAGAAAACTTATTTTTGTTCAGAGTGTGGGAAAGGTTTTAATCATAAGGGAAACCTCCAagatcaccagcgcattcacactggagagaaaccgtatcgttGCTCCGATTGCGGGAAGAGTTTCAGACAAAAGGGAAatctccaaatacaccagcgaattcacactggagagaaaccgtattactgctcggagtgtggaaagagttttagacAGAGTGGAACTCTCCTCAAACATCAGCGGATTCACATGGAAGAGAAATCATTTCAGTGTTCAGAGTGTGGACAGAGTTTTCCGTATGTGGATTTTGAGGGTCATAAATGCATTAAGAAGGAAGCAGAATAA